From the Lathyrus oleraceus cultivar Zhongwan6 chromosome 4, CAAS_Psat_ZW6_1.0, whole genome shotgun sequence genome, one window contains:
- the LOC127076360 gene encoding IQ domain-containing protein IQM1: MMTITGDVTSRTMSFKNERNLDEVIAEEESSCSKRRKVGNLKLQTTFSFKYLVTENSGSKDGFIDDVFNKQSPSILLDKPEIWFSPKSIGELDVAAIKLQKVYKSYRTRRNLADCAVVCEELWWKALDFAALSRCSISHFDSVKSETALSKWARARTMAAKVGKGLCKDDKAQKLALRHWLEAIDPRHRYGHNLHLYYNVWFHSQSTQPFFYWLDVGDGKEVNRDECPRIDLQKQCIKYLGPKEREVYEVILEEGKFVYRKSKNFVHTCEGSKWIFVLSSSRILYVGEKKKGQFQHSSFLAGGATIASGRLVVQNGVLHAIWPYSGHYRPTKKNFMEFIGFLMEHNVDLTNVKKYPIDDDVPPSEHVDNEVQFESTKTNVTSSDSAKKCSQNNVTTSQHKECKPLSSKWTTGAGPRIGCVREYPTKLQAKALEQLNLSPRVNNGKLTNMIPIPSPRPSPKIHLSPRLVHMGIPSPRVHVTSAN, encoded by the exons ATGATGACAATAACAGGAGATGTTACTTCAAGAACAATGAGTTTCAAGAATGAAAGAAACTTAGACGAGGTTATTGCTGAAGAAGAATCATCATGTTCTAAGAGAAGGAAAGTTGGAAACCTGAAGTTGCAAACTACATTCTCATTCAAGTATTTGGTTACGGAAAATTCTGGTTCCAAAGATGGTTTTATTGATGATGTTTTCAATAAACAAAGCCCTTCAATTTTGTTGGATAAACCAGAAATTTGGTTTTCTCCAAAATCCATTGGAGAGCTTGATGTTGCTGCAATAAAGTTGCAGAAGGTTTATAAGAGTTATAGGACTAGAAGAAATTTAGCAGATTGTGCAGTTGTTTGTGAAGAGCTATG GTGGAAGGCTTTGGATTTTGCTGCACTTAGTAGGTGTTCTATATCACATTTTGATTCAGTTAAATCAGAAACTGCTCTTTCAAAATGGGCTAGAGCTAGAACTATGGCTGCTAAG GTGGGAAAAGGATTGTGTAAAGATGATAAAGCACAGAAACTAGCTCTTAGACATTGGCTTGAAGCT ATTGATCCCCGACATCGATACGGACACAACTTGCACTTATACTATAATGTTTGGTTTCATAGCCAGAGCACTCAACCTTTTTTCTACTG GTTGGATGTTGGCGATGGAAAAGAAGTAAACCGTGACGAATGTCCAAGAATTGATTTACAGAAGCAGTGTATAAAATACCTTGGACCT AAAGAAAGGGAGGTTTATGAGGTGATTTTAGAGGAAGGAAAGTTTGTTTATAGAAAAAGCAAGAATTTTGTACACACTTGTGAAGGATCTAAGTGGATATTTGTTCTTAGTTCATCTAGAATTTTGTATGTTGGAGAGAAGAAAAAAGGTCAATTTCAACACTCAAGTTTTCTAGCTGGCGGTGCTACTATTGCATCCGGAAGATTAGTCGTCCAAAATGGTGTTCTTCAT GCTATATGGCCCTATAGTGGTCACTATCGTCCTACAAAGAAGAATTTCATGGAATTCATTGGCTTCTTGATGGAACACAATGTGGATTTGACAAATGTAAAG AAGTATCCAATTGATGATGATGTTCCACCTTCAGAACATGTTGACAATGAGGTTCAATTTGAGTCCACAAAGACTAATGTAACATCAAGTGACTCTGCCAAAAAGTGTAGCCAAAACAATGTGACAACTTCACAACATAAAGAGTGCAAACCTTTGTCAAGCAAATGGACCACAGGAGCTGGTCCTAGGATTGGTTGTGTGAGAGAGTATCCTACAAAACTCCAAGCTAAGGCACTTGAACAACTCAATCTATCACCTAGAGTCAACAATGGAAAACTCACTAATATGATTCCTATTCCTTCACCAAGACCTAGTCCAAAGATTCACTTGTCTCCTAGACTTGTGCATATGGGAATTCCAAGTCCAAGAGTGCATGTTACTTCGGCAAATTAA